The proteins below come from a single Asanoa ferruginea genomic window:
- a CDS encoding pectate lyase family protein: protein MGTTKRRGIIAVLAAALAAVIVAFGLGGTAQAATLFADDFNDNSADGWSKSGGDWAVVSDGSPTFTQSKTDSELAREFAGSTGWTSYSVQARVKPLGFSGSNRVVALAARSSSATKMYRLALTNANRAELQAVDGSSVTVIGSAALTVSVGTWYTLRIDADGSTISGFVNGTRIGSGSNSAHSAGRIGLVTVFASARFDDVVVSTAGSTPPTGNPTNPPTSNPPTGPPTQPQTGLVGWATQGGGTNGGGSASATTVTSSSALSSAVSGSTARVVRVSGTISCSGMITVGSNKTILGNSGAVIAGCGLNVSNASNVIIRNISFRDWDDDAVNVQYSTRVWVDHNSFTNGYDGAVDVKRASDFVTISWNRVYGHDKSMLLGHSDDNAGEDVGHLRVTYHHNWFDGSGTRHPRVRFGNPVHVYNNYYNGNEYGVASTMDAGVLVEGNYFENVDDPTLVGYADSDPGDLVQRNNVFVGSGTPQSAGSTASIPYSYQLDNASGVKSTVTAGAGAGRINP from the coding sequence ATGGGTACGACAAAAAGACGAGGGATCATCGCGGTCCTGGCGGCCGCGCTGGCCGCGGTGATCGTGGCATTCGGGCTCGGCGGGACGGCACAGGCCGCGACGCTGTTCGCCGACGACTTCAACGACAACTCCGCCGACGGCTGGTCGAAGTCGGGCGGCGACTGGGCCGTGGTCAGTGACGGTTCGCCGACCTTCACCCAGTCGAAGACCGACAGCGAGTTGGCCCGCGAGTTCGCCGGGTCAACGGGCTGGACGTCCTACTCGGTGCAGGCCCGGGTGAAGCCACTGGGCTTCAGCGGCAGCAACCGGGTGGTGGCTCTGGCCGCGCGCTCGTCGTCGGCCACCAAGATGTATCGGCTCGCGCTCACCAACGCCAACCGCGCCGAACTCCAGGCGGTCGACGGCTCATCGGTCACGGTGATCGGCTCGGCGGCGCTGACAGTGTCCGTCGGCACCTGGTACACCCTGCGCATCGACGCCGACGGCAGCACGATCTCCGGTTTCGTCAACGGCACCCGGATCGGGTCGGGCAGCAACAGCGCACACAGCGCGGGCCGGATCGGCCTGGTGACCGTGTTCGCCTCGGCGCGGTTCGACGACGTGGTGGTCAGCACGGCGGGCTCGACACCGCCGACCGGGAACCCGACGAACCCGCCGACGAGCAACCCGCCCACGGGGCCGCCCACCCAGCCGCAAACTGGTCTGGTCGGCTGGGCGACCCAGGGCGGCGGCACGAACGGCGGCGGCAGCGCTTCGGCAACGACGGTGACGAGCTCGTCGGCGTTGTCCAGCGCGGTCTCGGGCAGCACGGCGCGGGTGGTCCGGGTCTCGGGCACGATCTCGTGCTCCGGGATGATCACGGTCGGGTCGAACAAGACGATCCTCGGCAACTCGGGTGCGGTCATCGCCGGCTGCGGCCTCAACGTCTCCAACGCCAGCAACGTGATCATCCGCAACATCTCGTTCCGCGACTGGGACGACGACGCGGTCAACGTCCAGTACTCCACCCGCGTCTGGGTCGACCACAACAGCTTCACCAACGGCTACGACGGCGCCGTCGACGTCAAGCGGGCGTCCGACTTCGTGACGATCTCGTGGAACCGGGTCTACGGCCACGACAAGTCGATGCTGCTGGGTCACAGCGACGACAACGCCGGTGAGGATGTCGGGCACCTGCGGGTGACCTACCACCACAACTGGTTCGACGGCTCCGGCACCCGGCACCCGCGGGTCCGGTTCGGCAACCCGGTGCACGTCTACAACAACTATTACAACGGCAACGAGTACGGCGTCGCGTCCACCATGGACGCGGGCGTGCTGGTCGAGGGCAACTACTTCGAGAACGTCGACGACCCGACGCTGGTCGGCTACGCCGACTCGGACCCGGGCGACCTCGTGCAGCGCAACAACGTGTTCGTCGGCTCCGGCACGCCACAGAGCGCCGGCAGCACGGCGAGCATCCCCTACTCCTACCAACTCGACAACGCCAGCGGCGTGAAGTCGACCGTCACCGCAGGGGCCGGCGCGGGCCGGATCAACCCCTGA
- a CDS encoding PmoA family protein, with product MTTLTVDGVAVASYVAHPDVAPTDGPRPYLHPVRTLAGTPVTDVTPADHTWHLGVSVAMQDVAGANLWGGRTYVRDRGYTWLDDHGAIVHTGWLPTDDGIAERLEWRDKGGAVLLREERHLSAVAAPLGWELSFGFTLSADRPVALGSPATNGRPDGAGYGGFFWRAAPGETHTFTADADGEEAVNGSAAPWLALTGPGPYTLVFRGLAGDDRWFVRTGIYPGVCAALAFDHPLTVTPAAPVVRQLSVLVSDRLLSRAEVADAVLPR from the coding sequence ATGACGACCTTGACCGTCGACGGTGTCGCCGTCGCGTCCTATGTGGCTCATCCCGACGTCGCGCCGACCGACGGGCCCCGCCCCTATTTGCACCCGGTGCGGACCCTGGCCGGCACGCCGGTCACCGACGTCACGCCCGCCGACCACACCTGGCACCTCGGCGTCTCGGTGGCGATGCAGGACGTGGCCGGGGCCAACCTGTGGGGTGGTCGCACCTACGTGCGCGACCGGGGCTACACCTGGCTCGACGACCACGGCGCGATCGTGCACACCGGCTGGCTGCCGACCGACGACGGCATCGCCGAGCGCCTCGAGTGGCGCGACAAAGGCGGAGCGGTCCTGCTCCGCGAGGAACGGCACCTCTCTGCCGTTGCCGCCCCGCTGGGGTGGGAGCTGTCGTTCGGCTTCACGCTGAGCGCCGACCGGCCGGTCGCGCTGGGCAGCCCGGCAACCAACGGCCGGCCCGACGGTGCCGGCTACGGCGGGTTCTTCTGGCGGGCGGCGCCGGGCGAGACGCACACCTTCACCGCCGACGCCGACGGCGAGGAGGCCGTCAACGGCAGTGCGGCGCCGTGGCTGGCACTGACCGGCCCGGGCCCCTACACGCTGGTGTTCCGGGGTCTCGCCGGCGACGATCGGTGGTTCGTGCGCACCGGGATCTATCCCGGGGTGTGCGCCGCGCTCGCCTTCGACCACCCGCTGACTGTCACACCAGCCGCGCCGGTGGTCCGGCAGCTATCCGTGCTGGTCTCTGACCGGCTGCTCAGCCGAGCCGAGGTGGCAGACGCGGTCCTGCCCCGCTGA
- a CDS encoding sugar phosphate isomerase/epimerase family protein yields MTARFALNSATTKHWPLPDLVAGCVRAGVRGVGLWREETAAFGLDKTASLVRDAGLAVTSLCRGGFFTDEGWFDDNRRAIDEAATLGAPALVLVSGGLPAGSRDLDSARAHVGDAIGRLVPHAQSAGVRLALEPLHPMFAADRCVVSTLGQALDLVAPHPVDAAGVVVDTYHLWWDDQVWAQIARAGRESRIACFQVADWVTPLPAGVLLGRGLPGDGCVDNRRFRRAVDAAGYTGPVEVEVFSAEVWARPGDEVLDAALRGYRETVVG; encoded by the coding sequence ATGACCGCCCGGTTCGCGCTCAACTCGGCCACCACCAAGCACTGGCCGCTGCCCGACCTGGTCGCCGGGTGCGTCCGCGCCGGCGTGCGCGGCGTCGGCCTCTGGCGCGAGGAGACCGCCGCGTTCGGTCTGGACAAAACCGCTTCTCTAGTACGCGACGCAGGCCTCGCCGTCACCTCGCTGTGCCGCGGCGGCTTCTTCACCGACGAAGGCTGGTTCGACGACAACCGCCGCGCCATCGACGAGGCGGCAACCCTCGGCGCGCCGGCCCTGGTGCTGGTCTCCGGCGGCCTCCCGGCGGGCAGCCGCGACCTCGACAGCGCCCGCGCCCACGTCGGCGACGCGATCGGCCGGCTCGTTCCACATGCCCAATCCGCCGGCGTACGCCTCGCGCTCGAGCCCTTGCATCCCATGTTCGCTGCCGACCGGTGCGTGGTCTCCACCCTCGGCCAGGCCTTGGACTTGGTCGCACCGCACCCGGTCGACGCGGCCGGGGTGGTCGTCGACACCTACCACCTGTGGTGGGACGACCAGGTCTGGGCGCAGATCGCGCGCGCCGGCCGGGAGAGTCGGATCGCCTGCTTCCAGGTCGCCGACTGGGTCACCCCGCTGCCCGCCGGGGTGCTGCTCGGCCGCGGCCTGCCGGGCGACGGCTGCGTCGACAACCGGAGGTTCCGCCGCGCAGTCGACGCCGCCGGCTACACCGGCCCGGTCGAGGTCGAGGTGTTCTCGGCCGAGGTGTGGGCGCGACCGGGCGACGAGGTGCTCGACGCGGCGCTGCGTGGCTATCGGGAGACGGTGGTCGGATGA
- a CDS encoding dihydrodipicolinate synthase family protein, with product MSTVVLPDGEFRFSGAGAAYASPGKPFTSRIAYAAAHVVADPRADNTPGAPAALDWEATLAFRHHLWAHGFGVAEAMDTAQRGMGLDYPATRELVRRSAREATGPIVAGVATDQLPPGPATLDEVRKAYAEQLADVQATGATPVLMCSRHLAATARHADDYLDVYASLLREVDGRVVLHWLGEMFDPALAGYWGADPVSTVLRLIEGHQGKIDGIKVSLLDEAFEVDLRNRLPAPVRLYTGDDFHYPQLIKGDSAGYSDALLGIFAAIAAPAAAALRALDAGDEREYDRIFAPTVPLARHVFGPPTFYYKTGIVFLAWLAGHQSHFTMVGGLQSGRSPQHLATLIRLADAAGVLPDADLAAFRARAWLTTVGVTQ from the coding sequence ATGAGCACGGTTGTCCTGCCCGACGGCGAGTTCCGGTTCAGCGGGGCGGGTGCGGCCTATGCCTCGCCCGGCAAGCCGTTCACCAGCCGGATCGCCTACGCCGCCGCGCATGTCGTCGCCGACCCGCGGGCCGACAACACGCCGGGTGCGCCGGCCGCTCTCGACTGGGAGGCCACCCTGGCGTTCCGGCACCACCTGTGGGCACACGGGTTCGGCGTCGCCGAGGCGATGGACACCGCACAGCGCGGCATGGGCCTGGATTACCCCGCGACCCGGGAGCTGGTTCGGCGCAGCGCGCGCGAGGCGACCGGGCCGATCGTCGCCGGCGTCGCCACCGACCAGCTCCCGCCCGGCCCGGCCACCCTCGACGAGGTCCGCAAGGCCTACGCGGAGCAGCTCGCCGATGTGCAGGCGACCGGCGCGACGCCGGTGCTGATGTGCAGCCGCCACCTGGCCGCCACGGCCCGACACGCCGACGACTATCTCGACGTATACGCGTCCTTGTTGCGCGAGGTCGACGGCCGCGTCGTGCTGCACTGGCTCGGCGAGATGTTCGACCCGGCGTTGGCGGGTTACTGGGGTGCCGACCCGGTTTCGACGGTCCTCCGGTTGATCGAGGGACACCAGGGCAAGATCGACGGCATCAAGGTGTCGCTGCTCGATGAGGCGTTCGAAGTCGACCTGCGCAACCGGCTGCCCGCCCCGGTCCGGCTCTACACCGGCGACGACTTCCACTATCCGCAGCTCATCAAGGGCGACAGCGCCGGCTACTCCGACGCGCTGCTGGGCATCTTCGCGGCGATCGCGGCACCGGCGGCGGCAGCCCTGCGCGCACTCGACGCGGGCGACGAGCGCGAATACGACCGCATCTTCGCCCCCACCGTGCCGCTCGCCCGGCACGTCTTCGGCCCGCCAACCTTCTACTACAAGACCGGCATCGTCTTCCTCGCCTGGCTGGCCGGCCACCAGAGCCACTTCACGATGGTCGGCGGGTTGCAGAGCGGCCGCTCGCCGCAACATCTGGCCACCCTGATCAGGCTCGCCGACGCCGCCGGGGTGCTGCCCGATGCCGACCTGGCCGCATTCCGCGCGCGGGCCTGGCTGACCACGGTCGGGGTGACGCAATGA
- a CDS encoding Gfo/Idh/MocA family protein, with product MDRRTIGIVLNGVTGRMGYRQHLVRSLLAIREAGGLPLRDGSLLWPEPVLVGRDDAKLRAIAQRHGLTEWTTDLGAALARPDVEIYFDAQVTNAREKAIRAAVAAGKHIYTEKPTAGDLAGAVELARLADAAGVKHGVVQDKLFLPGLRKLDRLVKGGFFGRILSVRGEFGYWVFEGDWQPAQRPSWNYRTADGGGITVDMFPHWHYVLEQIFAPVRAVTAHVTTHIPRRWDESGQPYDATADDAAYGIFELDGGIVAQVNSSWAVRVYRDELVEFQVDGTEGSAVAGLRNCRVQHRSMTPKPVWNPDLPATERFREQWQVVPDNEEFRNGFLEQWELFLRHVVEGTPYTWDLWAGARGVQLAELGQRSAREGRRFEVPELAA from the coding sequence GTGGACCGCAGAACCATCGGGATCGTCCTCAACGGAGTGACCGGGCGGATGGGCTACCGCCAGCACTTGGTCCGCTCGTTGCTGGCGATCCGCGAGGCCGGCGGGCTGCCGCTGCGCGACGGCTCGCTGCTGTGGCCCGAGCCGGTGCTGGTGGGGCGCGACGACGCCAAGCTCCGGGCGATCGCGCAACGGCACGGCCTGACCGAGTGGACCACCGACCTGGGCGCTGCGCTGGCCCGGCCCGACGTGGAGATCTACTTCGACGCGCAGGTGACCAACGCCCGCGAGAAGGCGATCCGGGCGGCGGTCGCGGCCGGCAAGCACATCTACACCGAGAAACCCACCGCCGGCGACCTGGCCGGCGCCGTCGAGCTGGCGAGACTGGCCGACGCGGCCGGCGTCAAGCACGGCGTCGTGCAGGACAAGCTCTTCCTGCCCGGCCTGCGCAAGCTCGACCGGCTGGTCAAGGGCGGTTTCTTCGGTCGCATCCTGAGCGTCCGGGGCGAGTTCGGCTACTGGGTGTTCGAGGGCGACTGGCAGCCCGCCCAGCGCCCGTCCTGGAACTACCGCACGGCCGACGGCGGCGGCATCACCGTCGACATGTTCCCGCACTGGCACTACGTGTTGGAGCAGATCTTCGCGCCGGTCCGGGCCGTCACCGCCCACGTGACCACCCACATCCCGCGCCGCTGGGACGAGTCCGGCCAGCCCTACGACGCGACCGCCGACGACGCCGCCTACGGCATCTTCGAGCTCGACGGCGGCATCGTCGCCCAGGTCAACTCCTCGTGGGCGGTCCGCGTCTACCGCGACGAGCTGGTCGAGTTCCAGGTCGACGGCACCGAGGGCAGCGCGGTCGCCGGGTTGCGCAACTGCCGGGTGCAGCACCGGTCGATGACGCCCAAGCCGGTGTGGAACCCCGACCTGCCGGCCACCGAGCGGTTCCGCGAGCAGTGGCAGGTCGTGCCCGACAACGAGGAGTTCCGCAACGGGTTCCTCGAGCAGTGGGAGCTGTTCCTGCGCCACGTGGTCGAAGGCACTCCCTACACCTGGGACCTCTGGGCCGGCGCCCGCGGCGTGCAGCTCGCCGAGCTCGGGCAGCGGTCGGCGCGCGAGGGCAGGCGGTTCGAAGTGCCGGAGCTGGCGGCATGA
- a CDS encoding LacI family DNA-binding transcriptional regulator: MATLDDVARRAGVSTATASRIINGSSKPVSAALRDRVEAAVIDLHYVPNAHARLLARSERTAVGVVVHDVSDPYFAEITRGLQRVATADGRLVIICNSYRDPARELDYVELLRGHQVAAMVLAGSGYHDPVFARDLRGTLRAYELGGGRVAVIGRHARTGDAVVPDNEPGGYLAGEHLYTLGHREIAVIAGPRNLTTTTDRLAGLRRAARAHRRPPPKVVYADFDRDRGESATAALLAAHPKVTAIAALNDSMAVGALAHLRGVDRRISVIGFDDMPIARDVTPALTTIRLPLADMGAMAMSLALSPHSTEPRVERVPAQLVERESTFPPE; the protein is encoded by the coding sequence GTGGCTACGCTGGACGACGTCGCGCGGCGCGCGGGTGTCTCGACCGCGACCGCCTCCCGCATCATCAACGGCAGCAGCAAGCCGGTCAGCGCGGCCCTGCGCGACCGCGTCGAGGCGGCGGTCATCGACCTGCACTACGTGCCCAACGCACACGCCCGGTTGCTGGCCCGCTCCGAACGCACCGCCGTCGGCGTCGTCGTGCACGACGTCTCCGACCCCTACTTCGCCGAGATCACCCGCGGCCTGCAACGGGTCGCCACGGCCGACGGCCGGCTGGTCATCATCTGCAACTCCTACCGCGATCCGGCTCGCGAGCTCGACTACGTCGAACTGCTGCGCGGCCACCAGGTGGCGGCGATGGTGCTGGCCGGTTCGGGCTACCACGACCCGGTCTTCGCCCGCGACCTACGCGGCACGCTGCGCGCCTACGAACTGGGCGGCGGTCGGGTCGCGGTCATCGGCCGCCACGCCCGCACCGGCGACGCGGTCGTCCCCGACAACGAGCCGGGCGGCTACCTGGCGGGGGAGCACCTCTACACCCTGGGCCACCGGGAGATCGCGGTGATCGCCGGCCCGCGCAACCTGACCACCACGACCGACCGCCTGGCCGGCCTGCGCCGGGCCGCCCGCGCCCATCGCCGCCCACCCCCGAAGGTCGTCTACGCCGACTTCGACCGCGACAGGGGCGAGTCGGCGACGGCGGCGCTGCTGGCGGCCCACCCAAAGGTGACGGCGATCGCGGCACTCAACGACTCGATGGCGGTCGGCGCGCTGGCCCACCTGCGCGGCGTCGACCGGCGGATCAGCGTGATCGGCTTCGACGACATGCCGATCGCCCGCGATGTCACGCCGGCCCTGACCACGATCCGCCTACCCCTGGCCGACATGGGCGCGATGGCCATGTCCCTGGCCTTGTCGCCGCACTCGACCGAGCCACGCGTGGAACGCGTACCCGCACAGCTTGTCGAACGGGAAAGCACTTTCCCGCCAGAGTGA
- a CDS encoding GGDEF domain-containing protein encodes MPKARTPQLRGYPARQALRASAAGVVVLLGLMAATGTLGAGPVTLVLTTVPFAACAAICLLHAHAGGPQRAAWTAAGAAMATLLAGNVWAAGSEPFHTAAGDYLTVVGFLLLYLFVALLRQAGHELSGRRSVFNGADWLDGLATTLGITALACVDGRDSERIGVHLAGVLVFVVLILLVTAGRARLDRTQAFVVAAFAAACITQGMLALQPYAGAGYLVVLSLALPTLLAFAPTPEPTAARPSTPSIVAWPTLAVPAFFSVSSLLLLTIGQSGNLPALSSSLAAACVLAVFARAGLTFKELRDLRDVYQQARTDDLTGLPNRRALYEHLDGLSSGSLLLLDLDGFKEVNDSVGHAAGDQVLVQTADRIRNVLTPSQVLARLGGDEFAILLPSASLTEAVELAWRIHLAVTCPSRVADTQIRLGVSIGVTDTHLADARSGELLRTADIAMYAAKRQGGGVAPYKEPAATATVRRLDPHLSPLA; translated from the coding sequence GTGCCGAAAGCCCGGACGCCGCAGTTGCGCGGCTACCCCGCGCGACAGGCACTTCGCGCGTCCGCGGCTGGCGTCGTGGTGTTGCTCGGGCTGATGGCGGCGACCGGCACCCTCGGCGCCGGACCCGTCACGCTGGTCCTGACCACCGTCCCCTTTGCCGCGTGCGCGGCCATCTGCCTGCTGCACGCGCACGCCGGCGGCCCGCAACGCGCCGCGTGGACAGCAGCGGGCGCCGCCATGGCAACCCTGCTCGCCGGCAACGTCTGGGCAGCGGGGAGCGAACCGTTCCACACCGCCGCCGGCGACTACCTGACCGTGGTCGGCTTCCTGCTGCTCTACCTGTTCGTAGCCCTCCTGCGGCAAGCCGGCCACGAGCTCTCCGGCCGCCGATCCGTCTTCAACGGCGCCGACTGGCTCGACGGTCTCGCCACCACCCTGGGCATCACGGCGCTGGCCTGTGTAGACGGCCGGGACAGTGAGCGGATCGGCGTACACCTGGCTGGTGTGCTGGTCTTTGTCGTTCTGATCCTGCTCGTCACCGCGGGACGCGCGCGCCTGGACCGCACGCAGGCCTTCGTGGTGGCGGCCTTCGCCGCGGCGTGCATCACCCAGGGCATGCTGGCCCTCCAGCCCTACGCCGGGGCCGGCTACCTGGTCGTGCTGTCGCTGGCGCTGCCGACCCTGCTGGCGTTCGCGCCCACCCCCGAACCCACCGCCGCCCGGCCGAGCACGCCGTCGATCGTGGCCTGGCCGACCCTGGCCGTGCCCGCGTTCTTCTCGGTCAGCAGCCTGCTCCTGCTGACCATCGGCCAGTCGGGCAACCTGCCGGCGCTGAGCAGCTCCCTGGCCGCGGCATGTGTCCTCGCCGTTTTCGCCCGGGCTGGTCTTACTTTCAAGGAGCTACGCGACTTGCGCGACGTCTATCAGCAGGCCCGCACGGACGACCTGACCGGCCTGCCCAACCGCCGGGCGCTCTACGAACACCTTGACGGCCTGTCGTCGGGGTCGCTGCTCCTGCTCGACCTCGACGGCTTCAAAGAGGTCAACGACAGCGTCGGCCACGCCGCGGGCGACCAGGTCCTGGTGCAGACCGCCGACCGCATCCGCAACGTGCTCACCCCGAGCCAGGTGCTGGCCCGGCTGGGCGGCGACGAGTTCGCGATCCTGCTCCCGTCCGCGTCGCTCACCGAGGCCGTCGAGCTCGCCTGGCGAATCCACCTGGCAGTCACCTGCCCGTCGCGGGTCGCCGACACCCAGATCCGGCTGGGGGTCAGCATCGGCGTCACCGACACGCACCTGGCCGACGCACGATCAGGCGAACTGCTCCGAACGGCAGACATCGCAATGTACGCGGCAAAGCGCCAAGGCGGCGGCGTCGCACCTTACAAGGAACCCGCGGCGACAGCGACGGTCCGGCGCCTCGACCCGCACCTGAGCCCGCTGGCCTGA